In Aphelocoma coerulescens isolate FSJ_1873_10779 chromosome 3, UR_Acoe_1.0, whole genome shotgun sequence, a single window of DNA contains:
- the GNG4 gene encoding guanine nucleotide-binding protein G(I)/G(S)/G(O) subunit gamma-4 has product MKELVSNSTTSISQARKAVEQLKMEAYMDRIKVSKAAADLLAYCDAHIGEDPLIIPVPASENPFREKKLFCTIL; this is encoded by the exons atgaaggaaCTAGTGTCAAACAGTACAACCAGTATTTCTCAAGCCAGGAAAGCTGTGGAGCAATTGAAAATGGAAGCATACATGGATAGAATAAAG GTATCCAAGGCTGCAGCAGATTTATTGGCATATTGTGATGCACACATTGGAGAAGATCCCCTTATTATTCCTGTACCTGCATCTGAAAATCCCTTTAGGGAGAAGAAACTCTTTTGTACTATTCTTTGA